From the genome of Carassius auratus strain Wakin chromosome 26, ASM336829v1, whole genome shotgun sequence, one region includes:
- the LOC113044815 gene encoding CD48 antigen-like — MCQLYNNNKKMSLRCLLLVVVWVVFITTEAVSGQEVKVFGEVGGKVSFGATRIRHPVSSIIWKHRSSTESVLKAIEWDEVDGVSAPNPRFRDVTTLDEKTGQITITNLNFEHSGLYTIDINSKEQEQQFKLEVLALVPKPVIKIEKIKVNPDAVYLICEYSETIIWKNSAGETLKGSPQSPKGELIKVEKQGNPDFFYTCTLENAVSEKTSDPVFERNLFKDLRGFVMWIATVSISMVFIILFLFIPPCCHAMRG, encoded by the exons ATGTGTCAGctgtataacaacaacaaaaaaatgtctcTACGATGTTTGCTGTTGGTCGTCGTCTGGGTTGTGTTCATCACCACAGAAGCTGTTTCAG GTCAAGAAGTGAAAGTTTTTGGTGAAGTTGGAGGTAAAGTGTCTTTTGGTGCAACCAGAATACGTCATCCTGTCAGCAGTATTATATGGAAACACAGAAGCAGCACTGAATCTGTTCTAAAAGCGATTGAAtgggatgaagttgatggtgtttCCGCCCCGAATCCGAGATTCAGAGACGTCACAACTCTTGATGAGAAAACTGGACAAATCACTATAACTAATTTAAATTTTGAACATAGTGGACTTTATACAATCGACATCAACAGTAAAGAACAGGAACAACAATTCAAGTTGGAAGTGTTGG cACTGGTCCCCAAACCTGTGATAAAAATAGAGAAGATTAAAGTTAACCCTGATGCGGTGTATTTAATATGCGAGTACAGTGAAACGATCATCTGGAAGAATTCAGCTGGTGAAACACTGAAGGGGTCACCCCAGAGTCCAAAAGGAGAATTAATCAAAGTTGAAAAACAAGGAAATCCAGATTTCTTCTACACATGCACACTCGAGAATGCAGTGAGTGAGAAAACCAGTGATCCGGTCTTTGAGAGAAATCTGTTTAAAG atTTACGAGGATTTGTTATGTGGATTGCCACTGTTTCAATCAGCATGGTTTTTATCATCCTTTTCCTGTTTATACCACCTTGTTGTCACG CAATGAGAGGCTGA
- the LOC113044602 gene encoding T-cell surface antigen CD2-like: MSCQHSLLFLFLSGFITVITVSEIYKTDLLEGTSCTIKLQTRNTDKSYEIKWTHLSSDVVIQRKNGKIRKNTPGLTIEEDGSLTFESVSLKNSGRYTYTVFNNDGTQLDAGEKEIKVYANAPKPTVKINNKDGITTLTCDFRHRTDLTVSWYKEDNIIQYENNPKLLLTSAQVQENKPYSCSVSNPVSKEQSDSITVSCDPGPRLLPILFGFDFWVMVSILAGSGALLLLLLCVLIICACRSCRQSKQHQKDEKEFRLKNLQAPAPIKTDPDTVETSLQLTT; this comes from the exons ATGAGCTGCCAACACAGTCTCTTATTTCTATTCCTCTCTGGCTTCATTACTGTAATCACTG TTTCAGAGATATATAAAACAGATCTACTCGAGGGAACGTCCTGCACCATAAAGCTTCAAACTAGAAACACTGACAAATCTTATGAGATCAAATGGACCCATCTCTCTAGTGATGTCGTGATTCAGAGGAAAAATGGGAAGATCAGGAAAAACACTCCAGGTCTAACAATAGAAGAAGATGGATCATTAACATTTGAAAGTGTTAGTCTGAAGAACAGCGGCAGATATACATACACTGTTTTTAATAATGACGGTACACAGCTTGATGCTGGAGAAAAGGAAATTAAGGTTTATG CAAACGCTCCTAAACCTACTGTGAAGATCAACAACAAAGATGGGATCACTACTCTCACCTGTGACTTTAGACACCGTACAGATCTGACTGTATCCTGGTATAAAGAAGATAATATCATCCAGTATGAAAACAACCCAAAACTGCTCTTGACGTCTGCTCAAGTACAGGAGAATAAACCGTACTCCTGCAGTGTGAGCAATCCTGTCAGCAAAGAGCAAAGTGATAGCATTACAGTTTCTT GCGACCCAGGTCCCAGATTATTACCCATATTATTTGGCTTTGATTTCTGGGTAATGGTGAGTATTTTAGCAGGTTCAGGAGCCCTTCTTCTGCTGCTGCTATGTGTTCTTATCATCTGTGCATGTCGAAGCTGTAGACAAAGCAAGCAGCACCAAAAAG ATGAGAAGGAGTTCAGACTGAAGAATCTTCAAGCTCCAGCTCCTATTAAAACAGATCCAGACACAGTGGAAACATCTTTACAACTGACAACTTAA